The Bacillus sp. Marseille-Q1617 genome has a segment encoding these proteins:
- the purM gene encoding phosphoribosylformylglycinamidine cyclo-ligase, which translates to MANAYRQAGVDIEAGYESVERIKKHVKRTAREGVLGQLGSFGGMFDLSQLGLKEPVLVSGTDGVGTKLKLAFLADKHDTIGIDCVAMCVNDIVVQGAEPLYFLDYIATGKAHPAKIEGIVKGIADGCEMAGCALIGGETAEMPGMYTEEEYDIAGFAVGACEKKEIVTGENISEGNMLIGLGSSGIHSNGYSLVRKIFFEDHSFALEESLPELKTTLREALLTPTRIYVKPVLAALKQYRINGMSHITGGGFIENIPRMMPDGIGAVIHEGSWDVPDIFAALKQYGGIPQEEMYNIFNMGIGFVLAVNESDAEEIVGFLKEQGEAACIIGRVSKGEGVQFVQKPSQ; encoded by the coding sequence ATGGCAAATGCGTATCGCCAGGCAGGCGTAGATATAGAAGCAGGATATGAATCGGTCGAACGGATCAAGAAGCATGTGAAACGGACGGCACGCGAAGGCGTACTCGGGCAGCTGGGCAGCTTCGGCGGTATGTTTGACCTGTCACAGCTTGGTTTAAAAGAACCGGTCTTGGTGTCCGGGACGGACGGGGTCGGGACGAAGCTCAAGCTTGCGTTCCTGGCTGACAAGCACGACACGATCGGCATCGACTGTGTCGCGATGTGCGTGAATGATATTGTCGTACAAGGAGCGGAGCCGCTTTATTTCTTAGATTATATAGCGACCGGAAAGGCTCATCCGGCAAAGATAGAAGGTATTGTAAAAGGAATTGCGGACGGATGTGAAATGGCAGGCTGCGCACTGATCGGAGGAGAAACAGCCGAGATGCCGGGGATGTATACAGAAGAAGAATATGATATCGCCGGATTTGCAGTGGGAGCCTGTGAAAAGAAAGAAATTGTAACAGGTGAGAACATTTCTGAAGGAAATATGTTAATCGGACTGGGTTCTAGTGGTATACACAGTAATGGATACTCATTAGTACGGAAGATCTTTTTTGAAGATCATTCTTTCGCTTTGGAAGAATCTTTACCGGAATTAAAAACCACACTAAGAGAAGCTTTGCTTACACCGACGAGGATTTATGTGAAACCGGTGCTGGCTGCTTTAAAACAGTATCGTATAAATGGAATGTCGCATATAACCGGCGGGGGTTTCATCGAGAACATTCCGCGGATGATGCCTGACGGGATTGGTGCCGTGATCCATGAAGGCAGCTGGGATGTACCGGATATATTCGCAGCCCTCAAGCAGTACGGCGGCATCCCTCAGGAAGAAATGTACAATATCTTCAATATGGGAATCGGCTTTGTTCTGGCAGTAAACGAGAGTGACGCGGAAGAGATTGTCGGATTCCTGAAAGAACAGGGAGAAGCAGCCTGCATCATCGGTAGGGTTTCTAAAGGTGAAGGAGTACAATTCGTACAAAAACCGAGTCAGTAA
- the purN gene encoding phosphoribosylglycinamide formyltransferase, whose translation MRQIAIFASGSGSNFQALVDAVQAGTLKANIKLLVCDQPGAFVIHRAQSAGIPAFVFRAKDYENKQAFEREILHQLELAGVDFIVLAGYMRLIGPVLLESYGGRIVNIHPSLLPAFPGKDAIGQALEAGVKISGVTVHYVDAGMDTGEIIAQEIVRISTGESRQSLQEKIQHVEHFLYPTTLNHLFLTTGY comes from the coding sequence ATGAGACAGATTGCCATTTTTGCTTCAGGAAGCGGAAGTAATTTTCAAGCATTAGTTGATGCTGTTCAAGCTGGGACGCTTAAGGCCAATATCAAGCTTCTGGTATGTGACCAGCCTGGTGCGTTTGTCATCCACAGGGCGCAGTCAGCAGGAATCCCCGCTTTTGTTTTCCGGGCAAAAGATTACGAAAACAAACAAGCATTCGAACGTGAGATTTTGCATCAGCTCGAACTTGCAGGAGTAGATTTCATTGTGCTCGCAGGCTATATGAGGCTGATCGGCCCTGTACTGCTTGAAAGCTACGGGGGCAGAATCGTGAATATTCATCCGTCCCTCCTGCCTGCTTTTCCGGGCAAGGATGCCATCGGGCAGGCACTTGAAGCCGGAGTGAAAATTTCAGGGGTGACCGTTCATTATGTAGATGCAGGGATGGACACAGGGGAAATCATCGCTCAGGAAATTGTCCGCATCTCAACGGGGGAGTCGAGGCAGTCACTTCAGGAAAAAATACAGCATGTCGAACACTTCCTATACCCGACCACCCTGAACCACCTCTTCCTCACCACCGGCTACTGA
- the purH gene encoding bifunctional phosphoribosylaminoimidazolecarboxamide formyltransferase/IMP cyclohydrolase, protein MKKRALISVSDKSGIVEFAQELKQLGYEIISTGGTKQLLLQNNVEVMGVEDVTGFPEILEGRVKTLHPSIHGGLLAKRGEESHRQQLEEQGIEGIDLVCVNLYPFQQTIAKPNVGVEEAIENIDIGGPTMLRAAAKNHAYVTVVVDALDYDHVIAELKLNGEVSHENRRKLAAKVFRHTAAYDAHIAGYMTEVSGEENPERLTMTYELKQNLRYGENPHQKASFYRAPLGSEFSVAMARQLHGKELSYNNINDANAALQIVKEFTEPAAVAVKHMNPCGVGVGENIHEAFSKAYEADSTSIFGGIIALNRVVDEETAKQLHEIFLEIVIAPSFSDEAFEILSSKKNIRLLTVPFESTNKLEEKITTVEGGLLVQSDDTFTLEDADVRVVTKREPTAEEWASMTLGWKVVKHVKSNAIVLTDSQMTVGVGAGQMNRVGAAKIAIEQAGERAVGSSMASDAFFPMDDTVEAAAKAGVTAIIQPGGSIRDEDSIKKADEYGIAMVFTGVRHFKH, encoded by the coding sequence ATGAAAAAGAGAGCGTTAATCAGTGTTTCAGATAAAAGCGGGATTGTGGAATTCGCACAAGAGTTAAAACAATTGGGTTACGAAATTATTTCTACAGGGGGAACCAAACAGCTTCTCCTTCAAAATAATGTTGAAGTCATGGGAGTGGAAGACGTAACAGGATTTCCTGAGATCCTTGAAGGACGAGTGAAGACTCTTCACCCATCGATTCATGGAGGACTGCTTGCGAAACGCGGTGAAGAATCCCACCGTCAGCAGCTTGAAGAACAAGGGATTGAAGGAATCGATCTTGTCTGCGTCAATCTGTATCCTTTTCAGCAGACAATCGCCAAGCCGAACGTAGGCGTTGAGGAAGCGATTGAAAATATCGATATCGGCGGACCGACGATGCTTCGTGCAGCAGCCAAGAATCACGCGTATGTGACGGTTGTCGTCGATGCACTTGACTATGATCATGTCATTGCCGAATTAAAGCTGAACGGAGAGGTTTCTCATGAAAACCGACGGAAACTTGCTGCGAAAGTGTTCCGTCATACAGCAGCTTATGACGCGCATATCGCAGGGTACATGACGGAAGTGTCCGGTGAGGAGAACCCTGAACGTCTGACGATGACGTACGAACTGAAACAAAACTTGCGATATGGGGAGAATCCTCATCAGAAGGCTTCCTTTTACCGGGCGCCGCTGGGTTCTGAATTCTCAGTTGCGATGGCAAGGCAGCTGCATGGGAAAGAGCTTTCCTATAATAATATCAATGATGCAAATGCAGCCCTGCAGATCGTAAAGGAATTCACCGAGCCGGCAGCAGTCGCTGTCAAGCATATGAACCCATGCGGAGTCGGTGTGGGTGAAAACATTCATGAGGCATTCTCGAAAGCTTATGAAGCGGACTCGACGTCAATCTTTGGCGGCATCATCGCATTGAACCGCGTAGTTGACGAAGAAACGGCAAAACAGCTTCATGAAATCTTCCTGGAGATCGTCATCGCTCCATCTTTCAGTGATGAAGCCTTCGAGATTCTCTCAAGTAAAAAGAACATCCGGTTATTGACGGTCCCGTTCGAATCCACGAACAAACTCGAGGAGAAAATCACCACCGTGGAAGGCGGACTTCTTGTACAATCAGATGATACCTTCACACTTGAGGATGCTGATGTAAGAGTCGTGACCAAACGTGAGCCTACAGCCGAAGAGTGGGCAAGCATGACATTGGGATGGAAGGTCGTTAAGCATGTGAAATCAAACGCGATCGTTCTGACCGATTCCCAGATGACCGTCGGAGTAGGAGCAGGACAGATGAACCGTGTCGGTGCTGCCAAGATTGCAATTGAGCAGGCTGGAGAAAGAGCAGTCGGATCAAGTATGGCTTCAGATGCTTTCTTCCCGATGGACGACACCGTTGAGGCAGCAGCCAAAGCAGGCGTCACAGCCATCATCCAGCCGGGAGGATCGATCCGTGATGAAGACTCGATCAAAAAAGCGGATGAATACGGAATTGCCATGGTATTTACAGGGGTTCGTCATTTTAAGCATTAA